One Nerophis lumbriciformis linkage group LG19, RoL_Nlum_v2.1, whole genome shotgun sequence DNA segment encodes these proteins:
- the slc25a24l gene encoding solute carrier family 25 member 24, like, which produces MDQFRGLFVKLDRNKDGFISLSELHTEMSKHGIVAADAKVQNVIDSYDNDKNGVLDYDEFLSYMTDREKNWKIYFNHLDKNKCGVIDQEDIICLFKELGVLISKANAKKVIQMMDTDNSMTVDWDEFLQHVIFKPVDTIGELVSSWKHSLVFDVGESRALAIEFPEENSGVGAWRKFVLGAGLADAVSRTATAPIDRLKTQLQFYGSKAFSRGFQEIRSGGLRSMWQGNAVNVLKGTPQSTLQCLIYAQMKVSMQDRSQKNLSVQQRFGLGCVSGAVAHAVFYPLEVLKVRLNLQRVGTYHGVMACARSIYKDESLTSFYRGFKPSILCMIPYAGVECAVHQSIMNWARSDPAYSSDSRLFFFSFVAFASGQMSSYPLAVIRTQQQAKAFSSQSHANSSILQGLLGIYQSHGLRGYYNGMGASFVRAVPCALINFTLTKTFENVFSLAET; this is translated from the exons ATGGATCAGTTCCGTGGTTTATTCGTCAAATTGGACCGGAACAAAGATGGGTTCATCTCGCTTTCAGAGCTCCACACAGAAATGAGCAAGCATGGCATCGTGGCGGCAGATGCCAAGGTGCAG AATGTAATTGATTCCTATGACAATGACAAAAATGGTGTGCTGGACTATGATGAGTTTCTCAGCTACATGACAGACAGAGAGAAGAACTGGAAAATTTACTTTAATCACCTGGACAAGAACAAGTGTG GAGTGATTGACCAGGAGGACATCATATGTTTGTTTAAGGAGTTAGGAGTGCTCATTTCAAAGGCCAATgccaaaaaagtaatacaaat GATGGACACAGACAATTCGATGACGGTGGATTGGGACGAATTCTTGCAGCATGTCATCTTCAAGCCTGTGGACACCATCGGGGAGTTGGTGTCTTCGTGGAAACACAGTctg GTCTTCGACGTTGGCGAGAGCCGAGCTTTGGCCATCGAGTTTCCCGAGGAGAATTCCGGCGTTGGTGCGTGGAGAAAGTTTGTTCTTGGCGCGGGATTGGCTGATGCTGTATCCCGAACCGCCACAGCTCCCATCGACCGCCTCAAGACCCAACTGCAG TTTTATGGATCCAAAGCCTTCTCTCGAGGCTTCCAGGAGATTCGGTCTGGTGGCCTTCGTTCCATGTGGCAAGGCAACGCCGTCAATGTGCTGAAGGGGACGCCGCAGTCCACACTTCAGTGTCTCATATACGCCCAG ATGAAGGTGTCCATGCAGGACAGAAGTCAGAAGAATCTGAGTGTCCAGCAGCGTTTTGGCTTGGGTTGTGTGTCTGGTGCTGTCGCTCACGCGGTCTTCTACCCTTTGGAG GTGTTGAAAGTGAGACTCAACCTGCAGCGAGTGGGCACCTATCATGGTGTGATGGCGTGCGCCCGCTCCATCTACAAGGACGAGTCCTTGACCTCGTTTTACAGGGGATTCAAACCCAGCATCCTCTGCATGATCCCTTACGCAGGCGTGGAGTGTGCCGTCCATCAG TCTATCATGAACTGGGCCCGGAGCGATCCAGCCTACAGCAGCGACTCCAGGCTGttctttttcagttttgtggccTTTGCTAGTGGGCAAATGTCCAGTTACCCTCTGGCAGTCATAAGAACGCAGCAGCAAGCAAAAG cattttccTCACAGTCACATGCCAATTCGAGCATACTGCAAGGCCTTCTCGGGATTTATCAAAGCCACGGACTGAGGGGATACTACAATGGAATGGGAGCCAGCTTCGTCAGGGCTGTTCCTTGCGCCTTAATTAATTTCACATTGAcaaaaacttttgaaaatgttttttccttGGCAGAAACCTGA